Below is a genomic region from Methanolobus sediminis.
ACTATGGTTATGTCAGTCCGCATCTGTTCGGACACTAATTTGCTGCTTGCACTGGATGAAGCAATCATGGACTGAACATTACCGGAGATAAGAACAACTACACTGACAGCCAGGATCATTGCGGCTATAAAGAAGATCATATGAGTTACTGCGGTTTCTGCACCTGTATTTTTCAGTAAGCTGTTTCTCTCTGTTTTTAGCATGCTTTTCATGTTTTTCTGCCAGCCCGATGCAAATAGAATTAGAATTATAATATATAATTAATAGTATATAAGATTGCTATTCTGTTCAGACAATATATGAACTATAAGCAGAAACTCCGTTTCGAGTTACAATTTTTACACGATGGACACCGGTACCGGAAAGATCAGTTATTGTCATATTACGGGTCTCTGCAGGTGTCCAGATTGCTGCAACATCACTGTACACATAGGATTCCAGATCGCCGTCAACAAGAACGTTGAGCTCATCAAAGCGGATAGTCTCGCTACCAGTGTTTGAAAGTGTCACAGTCAAGTTGTAGGTGCCTGAGTAGTTCCCTGCAACAGCACTTTCCACCTCAAGATTCGTTTTAAGTTTTGAATTCTGCATCTGGTAATGTTCTTCAGAAGCATCGCTTACAATCTCATTTGAAGTGTTAAGCATGGAATATGAATATGAACCAACTACAAGAGCAGAGATGAAGAATATCACTGCCACAACAGAAAGTTCAAATCCCATACAATTCCTCCAGACCGTGCTTTACCTTTGCCATTTCCCTGTCAATAGAACTGAGCATGTTTCTGTCGATCTTGCGGCCTGAGAGCCTTTCAATGAAGAGCAGGGATTTTGTATGGTCTTCTGGCAAAAGACGCCATGTGGGCTTTTCCACATAATAGTCAATTCCACGAGCATATGCCATTATCTCTGACATAACATCCTCGCTTATCCAGCCAATGTCAACATAATAATCAAGAGCATCCATCAGATTGTTTCTTCCAACTCTTTCCATGAGGAACTCTATCCAGTTAAGCAGGACAACTACACTGGTAGGGTCTGCTTTTATGAACTCAAGTCTTACAAGAGGCAGGGCAGATTTCTTTGCAGCATGTTCCTCTGCATCTTCACTTTCCTGAGTACTTGTATCCTGGGCATTTTCATCGTCCTTAGAAGAAGCAACATTTGAACCTGCAACTGGAACTGGGCGATTTTCAAGATCTTCAAGCCTGATAGTAATAGCGGATGTAGTTTCTGCAAGGTCAAGCAAATTCTGATTAATGGAATCGGTACGTGTGAATAATTCGTCTGTTTTTGAGTTTAATTGCTCGATACTTTCATGCATCATTATCATGGCATCAGCGAATGCATCCATCTTGGATTCAAAATCCTGCAACCTTGAAGCAGCTTCTTCAGAGATACCTTTTGACATACTTAATTTCTGAGCAGTGGAATCAAACTCATTTTTCATGAGAACGAGCATATCACCCATTTCGGTGAGACGGGTCTCTGTCTTTTCAAATCTCTCAATAGTATCCCTGGAACCTGCACTATCCCCTACAAAAGGATTGACCTGGTTGGATACGATTTCATACAGGGATAATAATTCAAGGACACTCTGGTCGATCTTATCAACCGTTTTTCTAATTTCCTCATTGTCCCTCTGCACCATATTGAGAGTAACATCTGCTTTTGATACTTTAGACTCAACTTCCTTGATCTTTTTGCGATTCTCCTCCAGCATCTCATTATCTATAGGTGCAGCCTGAGGAGCGGCTTGTCCCGGCATACCCGGCGGACCGCCGGGAGGAGACATACCCGGAGGAAATACAGAATCTCCGGGCGAACCTGGAGCCATGCCAGGAAGACCACCTAGTACAGGTGGCATACCAGCAGCCAGATCAGGAACGGAACCCAGGTCAGGTCCACCCTGCATGAAAGGAGGGACATCACCACCAAACGGAGAGCCCCCTCCATTGCTCTTGTTCTTTTTGGAAAGAACAGAGGTAACTTTTTTGATTTTATCACTAAATCCGGCCATATTTCCACTGGTTTTATTTAATTAATGAGGGATATATCTATACACCTAACAATATAGGCTCAATAATATATATAAATTATGAATAAAACATGCGTTGAGCTTACTGTAAAATCAGATGATTTTAAATCATTTACCTGACTTGTAGGAGTAGTCCATGGCACGTAAAAAGCAATTCAAAACAGAAATGATATCCGACAAGGATGGTATAAGATTTGCAACTCCTGAGCCTGTTGCTGAGTACAGGGCAAAGAGGCTGCAATGCAAAACAATTGCTGACATCAGTTGCGGCATTGGTGGTCAGGCCCTATTTTTTGCTAAATACTGTGATTTTGTCTATGCTATTGAAATTGACCCTAAGAAAATAGCATTTGCAAAAAAGAATGCTAAGATAATGGGTGTTGATAACATAGAATTCATTGTAGGTGATGCACTCTCTTCAGAAGTCATTGCAAAGTTACCGCAGTTGGATGTTGTCTTTTCAGATCCTGCAAGACCGCCTACCGAAAAGGAGAGAAGCATTGACAACCTCAGTCCTTCTATCCCTGAAGTGATGAAAGCTTATGCGGACATTTCCCCAAACTTTGCTTTTGAAGCACCTCCACAATTATCTCCAGAGAAAATACCGTTTGACTGTGAAAGAGAATACATGTCCCTTGAAGGAAAGCTTAACCGCCTTAACCTCTATTTTGGAGAACTGAAAAAAGCAGATGTTTCTGCTGTCGCGCTTCCGGGAAGCAATATTATCAGGAAAACAGGAGCTATCGAACCTGCAATTAAAGTAAAGGAAACAGCTCTTTACGCATATGAGCCAGAGGAATGTGTCACCAAGGCAGGTCTGCTTGAACAGCTTGTGGCAGAGCTTAAAAAAGAATCAAAGGATATTGCTATCTTTGATATTGACGATAAAAGAACACTTCTCAGTTCAAACTCTGAAATAGAGAACAGTCTTTTTAAGAATAGATACAGAAAACTGCTTGTTACTGATACTGACTTTTCACAGATCAATTCATACCTTAAGAAGAACTCATTTGGAAAAGTAATTGTCCGGGCAGCCATTGAGCCTGAAAGATACTGGGATGTACGTAATGAACTGGAGAACGGCCTTAATGGCGAAAGAAAGGCACATCTATTTCTAAAAGAAGGAAAAACAATATTGTTTGAAGTGCTGGATCACTGAAGTTTCATTTCCAGTAATTCTTTTGTTCTCTGGATTAGCTCTTTTCTGCTGAAAGGCTTTGTGATATAGTCGTCTGCCTTAAGAACATGCAGACCAAGCATCTTGTCAAATTCTTGGCTCTTTACTGTGAGCATGGCAACCGGAAGAGCTGGTTCTTTTTCTTTGATCTTATGGAAAGTTTCCCAGCCATTCATATCAGGCATCATGATATCAAGTAGAATAGCATCAGGTCGTTCCTCTTCAATTGATTCGAGACATTCAAATCCACTCTTTGCTCCGACGACTTCTATATCCTCGGATTCCAGTATCAATTTTACAAGGTCAATGGTATCTGGTTCATCATCCACGACCATGATTTTGGGACACATTAATGAGACATCTCCTAAGACGTTTTAAGCATAATTATACATTAACTAAATATTTAATTGGATATATAATCATTCCTCTTCAACCCATCCTAGACGACGCATTACCATCTTTATCCTTGCTTTGACCTCTCTCTTGTCAAATGGTTTGGAAATATAATCATCAATCCCAAGCTCCATACCTTTGACCTTATCTTCAATAGCGGTCTTAGCTGAGATCATAATTACAGGAATATCACTTGCAGCTTTACTCTTTTTAAGATTCTCCACCACTTCGTAGCCATCCATATCAGGCATCATGATATCCAGAAGTATAAGATCGGGAAGCTCTTTAAGTGTCATATCTATGGCATCTTCCCCGTTGTGAGCTACAATGAAGTCGTAGGGTTCACTAATGAGAGACAGTTTGAGAAGCTCAGGTATGTCAGGCTCATCATCAACAATGAGAATCTTAAGCCTGTCACGCTTGATTTTCTTTTGCATGGGCTCAAATTCAATAGAACCCTCTTCCACCGAATACCTGAAATCAAAGTCCTTCATACCAATCTCAGCATGAATCTCGCCTACATTGGTGATATCGATCACTACATCAAAGAATGAAGTTATAAGGACCTCCGTCTCAGAAGGCAGAATATTCCTTGAAAGCATGGAAACGATGCTGCCATCATTCTCTGCTACTTTCTTTTCTATGAACTGGACAAAATTCTCAACTACTTGCATTGTGTCACTTGCAAGCACGTTCATATTGTCTAGAATTAACACTGAGTTCTGATGATTCTGAAAGATATTCGAGACGTGGGATGCCATCTTTGTATAATCCGCAACAGAACTGCAATAGAATGTGTCATCATGGTGCTCCTTACCCGGTACATCAATGTCTATGAAAAACATTTTTCCTTCATAATTGATGTCAAATCCAAAATCCTCGAATCTTGACAATATTTTATCCCTGGAAGAATTGAGGCATAGCCACACTACAGTCCTTTCAGACTCTTCTTTCAGTATGTCCGATACAAAAAAATAGACAAGCCTCTCAATGAAACTATCCACAGGAGCAAGGAACAATGTATTTTTCCGGGACAGCTCTGTTCTGAGGGATGAAAGGATTTCCTGTGTTTGAGCATTCATTGCCAAGTACCTTTTAATTTTGTTTAGTAAATATTATTAGATTTATTTTCTTATTAATGTTTGGGAAGATAATGTACTTACGGCATCCAAATTACTTATTTCATAGGAATGAGGCTAACCTGCGGATAACCTGAAACAAATTCCATCTGAACCACGAAAATACCGGTTTTTGGTACTACCCCATACATAACAAGGGTCCTGTCAACGTTTTCAAACTTCCAGTGAGTTGTGGCCATATGCGCCACAGACTCGCTAATTCTCTGGCCATATTTTGTAACGGCAAGTACAACATTATCAGTTGTCTTAGTAATAGATGCCATCTGACCTATTATAGAACCAATGTTCTCCCATCCGTAATTATACTCCATACTGTCAAGGCCAATGTAATCCAGAACAGGTGAGCCGCATTGGCGCAGAATCTCATTCTTAGCCTTGTGGAAAATATCCATGTCTTTGTAGATATTACCTGAGAATGGTTCTATGTATGCAGGAATCCTGCCTTTAAGGTCACGAATTTCAAATCCTACAAATTGACCCTGGAAGTGATCATCCCCGGTAAATGGGGATATCATACGCTTTTCAGTTTCAACACTTGTACCTTCCGTGGGCATACTGAGAAGACCGCGACCAAGCTTTAGATGGTTTATGAATGTTGGAAGCAGCAAACTGTAAAATGAGTCACCTACACCGCTTGTGATCTCAAAAAGATTGAAGCTTCCTTTCTGATACCCTCCGGTCAGTATCTCGTCAAAATCAGGTATTCCGGTAGATATCTTGTTTTCCTCCGGATCAGAAAGGGGACGTGGGACCTGTGTTTGTTCAGGATATGAAACCGTGAAAGGCTCAAAACTCCTGAAATGCCCGCTATCAAGCGTAAATGGATATCTTGACTGTGATAATTCAACACCGCGTATCTTGAGCAGGTTTATTTTTCTTATGTCGCGCCCGGATATTTCTGCTATCTCAAGGAATACTACCCCGTCCACAAGATAGTCCAGGGATGTGACATCAGCCTGCTCAGTGATCATTATCAGATCAGCATTGACCTTACGTGAAAAATCAAAGAGCAAACGCTCCAGCTCAAACTTGTTACTTTCCCAATCCGAAGAACGCGTCGTTGCAATGCTCAGGGAATCTATTGAATCAACAACAATAATTGGTTTAGTGTCACAGGAATCCCATATCAATTTTATGCGGGATGCCAGCATACGCAAGAAATCTTCATTATTGTTGAAATCACCTTCGATCCAGGGATAATTTCCATAATCTGAGGATTTATCAATGCGTGGTGAAATATAAACACAATTGCCTTGGGGGCATATTTCATCCAGTATTCCAAAGACAAAAGTGGTTTTCCCAGTACCGGGCTGCCCCTTTACGAGAAGGGACTTTCCATACTGGGATGAAAAGAACTCTTTGACCTCACCAGGTATCATACTGGTGTGTTACAATTTACAGATATATATACATATCTAATTATTTAATTGTTCCTCAAGGAGACTCTGTCCTGCGGCAAGTGCATCGTCAATTTTACTGACATCAACACCACCACCACGGGCCATGGCAGGCTTTCCGCCACCGCCACCGCCAACTACCTGGGACATAACCCTGACGATCTTTCCAGCGTCTGCTCCGGCTTTAAGTGCATCTTCACCTGCGGCACCGACTATCTTGACGCCTCCCTCATCGCTTGCCAGAAGCACAATCATGTCTTTGCTGGTTGTCAGTTCACCGGCAATCTTGACAAGCTCATCGATGTCTGCGTTAGGTATGCATTTTGCAACAAGGCGCATACTTGCGATATTAACAGCCTCGTTGGCCATCTGGAGCACATGGACATGCGCAAGGTCTTCCTTGAGTCTCTGGTTTTCTTTCTTGAATTCCTTCCATTCATTGAAGAAACGATCAATGGTAGATGGAAGATGTTCGGGCCTGACACGAAGTGCATCTGCTGCCTGATTGAGATAAGACTCCATCTCCTGTGTTGCCCTGACAGCTGCAAGACCTGCGGCATATTCTATACGTTCAACACCGTCCTGAACACGTTCGGTCTTAAGTATCTTAATGGAACCAACAAGTCCGGTGCTTGTACAGTGAGTACCTGCACATGCCTCTATGTCATCGGCAACCTTGAGTACACGAATGATCTTTCCAGGTGGGACTCCTCCCTGATACAGCCCGAAACCATATTTCTTCTCAGCTTCGATCCTGTCCATCCATTCTGCAGAAACACGCTGGTTCTCCATAACAGTACGGTTGGCTATCAGCTCGATCTGGTTGAGC
It encodes:
- a CDS encoding FlaD/FlaE family flagellar protein, with amino-acid sequence MAGFSDKIKKVTSVLSKKNKSNGGGSPFGGDVPPFMQGGPDLGSVPDLAAGMPPVLGGLPGMAPGSPGDSVFPPGMSPPGGPPGMPGQAAPQAAPIDNEMLEENRKKIKEVESKVSKADVTLNMVQRDNEEIRKTVDKIDQSVLELLSLYEIVSNQVNPFVGDSAGSRDTIERFEKTETRLTEMGDMLVLMKNEFDSTAQKLSMSKGISEEAASRLQDFESKMDAFADAMIMMHESIEQLNSKTDELFTRTDSINQNLLDLAETTSAITIRLEDLENRPVPVAGSNVASSKDDENAQDTSTQESEDAEEHAAKKSALPLVRLEFIKADPTSVVVLLNWIEFLMERVGRNNLMDALDYYVDIGWISEDVMSEIMAYARGIDYYVEKPTWRLLPEDHTKSLLFIERLSGRKIDRNMLSSIDREMAKVKHGLEELYGI
- a CDS encoding methyltransferase domain-containing protein gives rise to the protein MARKKQFKTEMISDKDGIRFATPEPVAEYRAKRLQCKTIADISCGIGGQALFFAKYCDFVYAIEIDPKKIAFAKKNAKIMGVDNIEFIVGDALSSEVIAKLPQLDVVFSDPARPPTEKERSIDNLSPSIPEVMKAYADISPNFAFEAPPQLSPEKIPFDCEREYMSLEGKLNRLNLYFGELKKADVSAVALPGSNIIRKTGAIEPAIKVKETALYAYEPEECVTKAGLLEQLVAELKKESKDIAIFDIDDKRTLLSSNSEIENSLFKNRYRKLLVTDTDFSQINSYLKKNSFGKVIVRAAIEPERYWDVRNELENGLNGERKAHLFLKEGKTILFEVLDH
- a CDS encoding response regulator transcription factor, which gives rise to MCPKIMVVDDEPDTIDLVKLILESEDIEVVGAKSGFECLESIEEERPDAILLDIMMPDMNGWETFHKIKEKEPALPVAMLTVKSQEFDKMLGLHVLKADDYITKPFSRKELIQRTKELLEMKLQ
- a CDS encoding response regulator gives rise to the protein MNAQTQEILSSLRTELSRKNTLFLAPVDSFIERLVYFFVSDILKEESERTVVWLCLNSSRDKILSRFEDFGFDINYEGKMFFIDIDVPGKEHHDDTFYCSSVADYTKMASHVSNIFQNHQNSVLILDNMNVLASDTMQVVENFVQFIEKKVAENDGSIVSMLSRNILPSETEVLITSFFDVVIDITNVGEIHAEIGMKDFDFRYSVEEGSIEFEPMQKKIKRDRLKILIVDDEPDIPELLKLSLISEPYDFIVAHNGEDAIDMTLKELPDLILLDIMMPDMDGYEVVENLKKSKAASDIPVIMISAKTAIEDKVKGMELGIDDYISKPFDKREVKARIKMVMRRLGWVEEE
- the gvpD gene encoding RAD55 family ATPase; translation: MIPGEVKEFFSSQYGKSLLVKGQPGTGKTTFVFGILDEICPQGNCVYISPRIDKSSDYGNYPWIEGDFNNNEDFLRMLASRIKLIWDSCDTKPIIVVDSIDSLSIATTRSSDWESNKFELERLLFDFSRKVNADLIMITEQADVTSLDYLVDGVVFLEIAEISGRDIRKINLLKIRGVELSQSRYPFTLDSGHFRSFEPFTVSYPEQTQVPRPLSDPEENKISTGIPDFDEILTGGYQKGSFNLFEITSGVGDSFYSLLLPTFINHLKLGRGLLSMPTEGTSVETEKRMISPFTGDDHFQGQFVGFEIRDLKGRIPAYIEPFSGNIYKDMDIFHKAKNEILRQCGSPVLDYIGLDSMEYNYGWENIGSIIGQMASITKTTDNVVLAVTKYGQRISESVAHMATTHWKFENVDRTLVMYGVVPKTGIFVVQMEFVSGYPQVSLIPMK